One genomic region from Leptospira tipperaryensis encodes:
- a CDS encoding RNA polymerase sigma factor yields the protein MSDLDSESSSSGNKTSETLRLISGIVRKDPRCLEKFYDLYGNLIYSVIYKILMQKEEAEEILQEVFTILWNKAEQFKPERSSPLTWMTTIARNAAITKLRSTDFKNRKQTGEFQETQLSSSLPKDPAFEEVFDSSLRSRVQKAIATLSPEIAILLQEAYWSGLSQSEIAEKFQLPLGTVKSRIRTGLAQLRDQLKEWNL from the coding sequence TTGTCGGATCTCGATTCGGAATCTTCGTCTTCGGGAAACAAAACTTCAGAAACCTTGCGCCTGATTTCCGGGATCGTTCGAAAGGATCCTCGTTGTCTCGAAAAATTCTACGATCTCTATGGGAATCTTATTTATTCAGTAATTTATAAAATTCTAATGCAAAAAGAGGAAGCCGAGGAAATTCTCCAAGAAGTGTTCACGATTCTATGGAATAAAGCTGAGCAGTTTAAACCGGAACGTTCCTCTCCTTTGACTTGGATGACTACGATTGCGCGTAACGCGGCAATTACAAAACTCAGATCCACCGATTTTAAAAATCGAAAACAAACTGGAGAATTTCAAGAGACTCAACTTTCGAGTTCTTTACCGAAAGACCCGGCCTTCGAGGAAGTTTTCGATTCTTCCTTGAGAAGCCGTGTTCAGAAAGCGATTGCAACTCTTTCCCCTGAGATCGCGATTCTTTTGCAAGAGGCGTATTGGAGTGGACTCAGCCAGAGTGAGATTGCTGAAAAATTTCAGCTTCCTCTGGGAACTGTGAAGTCGCGGATTCGGACCGGACTTGCTCAACTCAGGGATCAACTCAAAGAATGGAATCTTTAG
- the murI gene encoding glutamate racemase, with protein MKEPLKIGLMDSGMGGLSVLKEILKYRKDLEVVYFGDLKNSPYGEKNVSKVLELTRNVCNRLLEEDVKTILLACNTATSAAAETLRKEFDIPIFGMEPAIKPAILQNPGKRVALLATPVTQKEEKLQKLKKELNADDLLLPISCPGLAGLVDRGDFNGAEEYLQPILKSLKEQDVGIVVLGCTHYVFLKEILLKNFPSLKLYDGNSGTIKHLLNSLGESISDSDLEQGGETKYKLILNSEDEFHFRLADHLLNSKSGV; from the coding sequence TTGAAAGAGCCGCTCAAGATCGGGCTGATGGATTCCGGAATGGGCGGGCTTTCCGTACTTAAGGAAATTCTAAAGTATCGGAAGGATCTCGAAGTTGTCTATTTCGGGGATCTCAAAAACAGTCCTTACGGAGAAAAGAACGTATCGAAGGTTTTGGAATTGACCCGGAACGTATGCAATCGACTTCTCGAAGAAGACGTAAAAACCATTTTACTCGCTTGTAATACGGCGACTTCGGCCGCGGCCGAAACTCTGAGAAAAGAATTTGATATTCCTATTTTTGGAATGGAACCCGCGATCAAACCCGCGATTTTACAAAACCCCGGAAAAAGAGTCGCGCTTTTGGCGACACCCGTCACTCAAAAAGAAGAGAAACTTCAAAAGCTCAAAAAAGAATTGAACGCGGACGATTTACTTCTTCCGATTTCATGTCCCGGGCTTGCAGGTCTGGTGGACCGAGGCGATTTTAACGGCGCGGAAGAATATCTGCAACCGATTCTAAAAAGTCTGAAAGAACAGGATGTCGGGATCGTAGTTCTTGGATGCACACATTACGTTTTTCTAAAAGAGATTCTTCTAAAGAATTTTCCGAGTTTAAAGTTGTATGACGGAAACTCCGGAACGATCAAACACCTTCTCAATTCTTTGGGAGAATCGATCTCCGATTCCGATTTAGAGCAAGGGGGAGAAACAAAATACAAACTGATTTTGAACAGCGAAGATGAGTTTCATTTTCGGTTGGCGGACCACCTTTTGAACTCCAAGAGCGGGGTTTGA
- a CDS encoding cupin domain-containing protein: MNPDNDPNPSNSDWENFVFPRDVFEFSLGKTELEEIFHRFAISSLPEVKPDSSLKKKIISSILNQQNEGEDFLFIRKSDSRWRKSAFSGVEYKILNRDQSRNTVTLMIRMEAGAVFPGHAHETAEDCLLIEGDLNIAGTVLKAGDFHRANPGSVHKKFSTSSGAEFLIVSGESDFAESEKYFS, from the coding sequence ATGAATCCGGACAACGATCCTAATCCATCCAATTCAGACTGGGAAAATTTTGTCTTTCCTCGAGACGTTTTTGAATTCTCGCTTGGGAAAACGGAACTCGAAGAAATCTTTCATCGGTTCGCGATATCTTCGCTCCCGGAAGTGAAACCGGATTCTTCCTTAAAGAAAAAAATTATTTCCTCCATTTTGAATCAACAAAACGAAGGAGAAGATTTTCTCTTTATTCGAAAATCAGATTCTCGCTGGAGGAAGTCCGCGTTTTCCGGTGTGGAATATAAAATTCTTAACAGAGATCAAAGCCGCAACACGGTCACGCTTATGATTCGTATGGAAGCCGGGGCCGTTTTTCCGGGGCATGCTCACGAAACCGCGGAAGATTGTTTATTGATCGAGGGAGATCTAAATATCGCAGGAACGGTTCTGAAAGCGGGTGATTTTCATCGTGCAAACCCGGGCTCCGTTCACAAAAAATTCTCCACTTCCTCCGGGGCCGAGTTTCTGATCGTTTCGGGAGAATCCGACTTTGCAGAATCCGAGAAATATTTTTCCTAA
- a CDS encoding aminopeptidase: MLEPKFYSLDLRNICKSKTVMFIGRITILLFLALSFQNCVGYLWHLGTGQLDILLKRKAIEEVLRDPNTKEELKHKLREVESFRIFGIKELALEPAAGFKTFVQLDREELGWHVAACYPLKLESYTWWFPIAGTVPYKGYFSLEKTKEEEKELKEKGFDTRIRITAGYSTLGWFEDPIFSSQLEVKPHEVASLVFHEMAHSTVYFPGDSVFNESYASFVEEEGTFRYLESLEGKEGPIKKEILLHKEESQKFKKLLVETAGKLQKLYSSEAGDSEKLESKKRILNEFKEVLFGLKEEYKTFPMEKLSMKNWNNEDFVGYLRYHSGSDFFKKEFERADFNFSKFHERMKAFVNLSNEERKKLLR, encoded by the coding sequence ATGTTAGAACCTAAATTCTATTCTCTTGATTTGCGGAACATCTGTAAATCTAAAACTGTAATGTTTATAGGGAGAATCACAATTCTTCTTTTTTTGGCTTTGAGTTTTCAAAACTGCGTCGGATATCTCTGGCATCTCGGAACGGGACAACTCGACATTCTTCTAAAAAGAAAAGCGATCGAAGAAGTTCTCAGAGATCCGAATACAAAAGAAGAATTAAAACACAAACTCCGGGAAGTCGAAAGTTTTCGAATATTTGGAATCAAAGAATTGGCCTTAGAACCGGCCGCCGGTTTCAAAACCTTTGTACAACTCGATCGAGAAGAACTTGGTTGGCACGTCGCGGCTTGTTATCCTTTAAAGTTGGAATCTTACACTTGGTGGTTTCCGATCGCGGGAACCGTTCCTTACAAGGGTTATTTCAGTTTGGAAAAAACGAAGGAAGAAGAAAAGGAACTCAAAGAAAAAGGATTCGATACGAGAATTCGGATCACCGCGGGCTATTCTACTCTGGGCTGGTTCGAGGATCCGATCTTCTCTTCGCAGCTGGAAGTTAAACCGCACGAGGTCGCGTCCTTGGTGTTTCACGAGATGGCTCACTCGACCGTCTACTTTCCGGGAGATTCGGTCTTTAACGAGAGTTATGCGAGCTTCGTCGAAGAGGAAGGAACCTTTCGTTATTTGGAATCGTTAGAAGGAAAAGAAGGCCCGATCAAAAAGGAAATCCTTCTTCATAAGGAAGAATCGCAGAAGTTCAAAAAACTTTTGGTGGAAACTGCGGGTAAACTGCAAAAGTTATATTCCTCGGAAGCTGGAGATTCTGAAAAATTAGAAAGTAAAAAACGGATCCTAAACGAATTCAAGGAGGTTCTTTTCGGTTTAAAAGAAGAATACAAAACGTTCCCGATGGAAAAACTCTCAATGAAGAATTGGAACAACGAAGACTTCGTGGGTTATCTTCGTTATCATTCCGGCTCCGATTTTTTTAAGAAGGAATTTGAAAGGGCTGATTTTAACTTTTCCAAGTTTCACGAAAGAATGAAAGCCTTCGTAAATCTTTCCAACGAGGAAAGAAAGAAACTCCTCCGATAA
- a CDS encoding pyridoxal phosphate-dependent aminotransferase, which yields MRRNIVHSGADALIYEIRQIVAVAKKLEALGLQITYENIGDPIQKGETIPSWMKEIVSNLVLKDKSWAYTATQGYEPTRKFLAEKVNERGGAQITEDDLLFFNGLGDAVAKIFGFMRREARVLGPSPAYSTISSAEAAHSGYEHLTYNLLPENNWMPDLEDIENKVRYNDSITGILLINPDNPTGAVYDKTLMKKIVTICEKYDLMLICDETYAHVNYSDAGPLHLSEVIGDKVPGMALRSISKEFPWPGGRCGWLEIFNKDKDPVFSRYVKSLLDAKMLEVCSTTLPQMSIPEVYSHPEFIPHLKRRNEKFKKRARLATEAFSGLKGVKVNEPKGAFYLTVAFEDGVLNSSMKLKVENQKASDFIQPLLEQAANDRRFVYYLLASTGICVVPLSAFCTKMDGFRVTLLEEDEEKFNWIYKTLREKIGEYIASA from the coding sequence ATGAGAAGAAACATCGTTCACAGCGGAGCGGACGCTCTGATCTATGAAATCAGACAGATCGTAGCCGTCGCAAAAAAACTGGAGGCTTTGGGTCTTCAGATCACTTACGAAAATATAGGAGATCCGATTCAAAAAGGGGAAACCATTCCTTCTTGGATGAAAGAGATCGTTTCCAATCTGGTTCTCAAAGATAAATCCTGGGCCTATACCGCCACTCAAGGATACGAACCGACCCGTAAATTCCTCGCGGAAAAGGTGAACGAAAGAGGAGGGGCGCAGATCACAGAGGACGACCTTCTCTTTTTCAACGGTCTTGGAGACGCCGTCGCAAAGATCTTCGGCTTTATGAGAAGAGAAGCTCGAGTTCTCGGACCAAGCCCCGCGTATTCCACGATATCATCCGCAGAAGCCGCTCACAGCGGATACGAACATCTCACATACAATCTTCTTCCGGAAAACAATTGGATGCCGGATCTGGAAGACATCGAAAACAAGGTTCGTTACAACGATTCTATCACCGGAATTTTACTGATCAATCCAGATAACCCCACGGGCGCTGTGTATGATAAAACTCTAATGAAGAAAATCGTGACGATCTGTGAAAAATACGATCTCATGTTGATCTGCGACGAAACCTACGCACACGTAAATTATTCCGACGCCGGGCCGCTTCATCTTTCCGAGGTCATCGGGGACAAAGTTCCCGGAATGGCTCTTCGTTCGATTTCGAAAGAATTTCCTTGGCCGGGCGGACGTTGCGGATGGTTGGAAATTTTTAATAAGGACAAGGATCCCGTTTTTAGTCGTTACGTAAAATCGTTGTTAGACGCTAAGATGTTGGAAGTCTGTTCGACCACACTTCCGCAGATGTCGATTCCTGAAGTCTATTCTCATCCAGAATTTATTCCTCACCTAAAAAGAAGAAACGAGAAGTTTAAAAAACGAGCTCGCCTCGCAACCGAAGCCTTCTCCGGATTAAAAGGTGTCAAGGTCAACGAACCTAAGGGAGCTTTCTATCTGACCGTAGCTTTCGAAGACGGGGTTCTCAATTCTTCGATGAAGTTGAAGGTGGAGAATCAAAAGGCTTCCGATTTTATACAGCCTCTTTTGGAACAAGCCGCGAACGATCGAAGATTTGTATATTATCTCCTTGCGTCTACGGGGATCTGCGTGGTTCCTTTGTCAGCGTTCTGCACAAAGATGGACGGATTCAGGGTCACCTTACTGGAAGAAGACGAAGAAAAATTCAACTGGATCTACAAAACCCTTCGAGAAAAGATCGGTGAGTATATCGCTTCCGCCTAA
- a CDS encoding S1C family serine protease: protein MELLRTLPRIVVLNGILLAVLISILIFPKDCALSSLFSGKRPISPGEQKSAIEIQNSFRNVYHLVKDSVVSIRTKKSESISNPYHYFDFRNERLASFGSGFFVHDKGYIVTNYHVIEGAESIEVITSNGGIHSAKYVGSHERADIALLKIREGSGLKPVVFGDSDRIEVGDWAIAIGSPFGLERSFSVGVVSAKYREDLDETGQTHIQTDSMINPGSSGGPLLNIYGEVIGINRLIRSETGRNSGIGFAIPSNYSLKIIRMIEANQGRHIRPAILGVMATVPLPDHRTALGIPDSWTGVLVYDMDPQSSAEVGGIKRYDFILEANGTPIKNINDLREQVGIVGLGGKIKLRIYRDKTMLELPVKLIQK from the coding sequence ATGGAATTATTACGCACACTTCCGAGGATTGTCGTCTTAAACGGAATTCTTTTAGCGGTTCTCATATCGATTCTGATTTTTCCGAAGGATTGCGCTTTGTCTTCTCTTTTCTCCGGCAAAAGGCCGATCTCACCCGGAGAACAAAAGTCGGCAATTGAAATACAAAATTCTTTTCGCAACGTCTATCATCTCGTGAAGGATTCCGTAGTTTCGATCCGAACCAAAAAGAGCGAATCGATTTCAAATCCTTATCACTACTTCGATTTTAGAAACGAAAGACTCGCGTCTTTTGGAAGCGGTTTTTTTGTTCACGACAAAGGTTATATCGTCACCAACTATCACGTCATCGAAGGCGCTGAAAGTATCGAAGTTATCACTTCGAACGGTGGAATTCATTCCGCAAAGTATGTGGGGAGTCACGAAAGAGCGGACATCGCTCTCTTAAAGATTCGGGAAGGTTCGGGTCTGAAGCCGGTCGTATTCGGAGATTCGGATCGAATCGAAGTGGGAGACTGGGCGATTGCGATCGGTTCCCCCTTTGGCCTCGAACGTTCTTTTAGCGTCGGGGTAGTCTCGGCGAAGTATCGCGAAGACCTGGACGAAACCGGTCAAACTCATATCCAAACCGACAGTATGATCAACCCGGGCAGCAGCGGAGGCCCGCTCTTAAATATCTACGGAGAAGTGATCGGAATCAATCGACTGATTCGAAGCGAGACTGGACGGAACTCCGGCATCGGATTTGCCATTCCGAGTAATTATTCTTTAAAGATCATTCGGATGATAGAAGCCAATCAAGGTCGTCATATCCGTCCCGCAATCTTGGGGGTGATGGCGACGGTGCCTCTTCCCGATCATAGAACGGCTCTGGGAATCCCGGATTCTTGGACGGGGGTTTTGGTTTACGATATGGATCCTCAATCTTCGGCGGAAGTCGGAGGAATCAAACGTTATGATTTTATTCTCGAGGCGAACGGAACCCCGATCAAAAATATTAATGATCTGCGCGAACAGGTTGGAATAGTGGGACTTGGGGGCAAGATCAAGCTCCGTATCTACCGGGACAAAACGATGTTGGAACTTCCGGTGAAACTGATACAAAAATAA
- the lsa19 gene encoding adhesin Lsa19: MGVFMIRFITAFAVLFFLNVCKPKVAESSDAVVTFLKGKASIVESGKELSPLSNVAEKQSVKTESDAVLDLTSKLGSFRLLGGSTAKVASLNAEIVSFQVSEGNVLIKASKLAKGQSLTVDTPTVVAAVRGTQFWGRVNGKDESGTFAVREGSVEITRKSDNARVLVEAGQAVDLKPGDKELKARTAAKEELSAMEQIDQMK; encoded by the coding sequence ATCGGAGTGTTTATGATCCGTTTTATAACCGCCTTCGCGGTTTTATTCTTTTTGAATGTGTGTAAACCAAAGGTTGCGGAAAGTTCGGACGCGGTCGTTACCTTTCTCAAAGGAAAGGCTTCCATCGTGGAATCCGGTAAAGAACTTTCACCTCTTTCAAACGTCGCCGAAAAACAATCGGTGAAAACCGAAAGCGACGCCGTGTTAGATCTTACTTCCAAACTCGGAAGCTTTCGTCTTTTAGGCGGAAGTACGGCGAAGGTCGCCTCTCTCAATGCGGAGATCGTTTCCTTTCAAGTTTCGGAAGGTAACGTTTTGATCAAGGCTTCGAAGCTCGCCAAGGGTCAGAGTTTAACCGTGGACACTCCGACCGTCGTAGCGGCCGTGAGAGGAACCCAGTTCTGGGGAAGGGTCAACGGTAAAGACGAATCCGGCACGTTTGCCGTGAGAGAAGGCTCCGTCGAGATCACTCGTAAATCCGATAACGCTAGGGTTTTGGTCGAAGCGGGTCAAGCCGTAGATCTAAAGCCGGGCGATAAAGAACTAAAAGCAAGAACCGCCGCAAAAGAAGAACTCTCTGCGATGGAGCAGATCGACCAGATGAAATGA
- the purM gene encoding phosphoribosylformylglycinamidine cyclo-ligase: protein MDPVFFCVQGFYLFQAILKRVGILRMEEKITYKSAGVDTEKGREFVQKIKRNVESTHGPRVLGGLGGFAGAYDVSFLKKYNQPVLLSGTDGVGTKIELARLLNTFNTVGIDLVAMCVNDILVCGGEPLFFLDYIACGKLDPEKMDQIVSGIVQGCKLSNAALLGGETAEHPGTMKEDEFDLAGFVVGAVEKDLMIDGSSIQPGDQILGLESSGPHSNGFSLIRKLLLTDGKHLPSDPEQVKFLKDYALKPTRIYVESILKLLQKVPVKGMVHITGGGYQENVPRVLPQGSKAKFYKEKIPSGYFFEKIKKDKKLDELELFATFNMGIGYMLVVSEENVNSTKQFLESSGESVHWIGEIISGNKEEVQFV, encoded by the coding sequence ATGGATCCGGTTTTTTTTTGTGTGCAGGGATTTTATCTTTTCCAAGCTATTCTAAAAAGAGTCGGGATCTTAAGAATGGAAGAAAAGATTACATACAAAAGCGCCGGTGTGGACACGGAAAAAGGCAGAGAGTTTGTTCAGAAGATCAAACGCAACGTGGAATCCACTCACGGACCGAGAGTTCTCGGAGGACTCGGCGGTTTTGCGGGCGCCTACGACGTAAGCTTTCTTAAAAAATACAATCAACCCGTTCTACTTTCGGGAACAGACGGAGTCGGAACGAAGATAGAACTCGCGAGACTTCTCAATACGTTCAACACGGTCGGGATCGATCTCGTCGCGATGTGTGTGAATGATATCCTCGTCTGCGGCGGAGAACCTTTATTCTTTTTAGATTATATTGCCTGTGGAAAATTGGATCCTGAAAAAATGGATCAGATCGTTTCCGGGATCGTACAAGGTTGCAAGCTGTCTAACGCAGCGCTTCTCGGCGGTGAAACCGCGGAACATCCCGGAACGATGAAAGAAGACGAATTCGATCTCGCGGGTTTTGTGGTCGGTGCGGTGGAAAAAGATCTGATGATCGACGGAAGCTCCATCCAACCGGGAGATCAGATTCTCGGATTAGAATCGAGCGGGCCCCATAGCAACGGCTTTTCCTTGATTCGTAAGTTGCTCTTAACGGACGGAAAACATCTCCCGTCCGATCCAGAACAAGTAAAGTTCTTAAAAGACTACGCTCTCAAACCGACTCGGATCTACGTGGAAAGTATATTAAAACTTCTGCAAAAGGTTCCCGTAAAAGGAATGGTTCACATCACGGGAGGAGGATATCAGGAGAATGTTCCGAGAGTCCTTCCGCAAGGATCGAAGGCAAAGTTTTATAAAGAGAAAATTCCTTCCGGATACTTTTTCGAAAAGATCAAAAAAGATAAGAAGCTCGACGAGTTGGAGCTCTTTGCCACCTTCAATATGGGAATCGGTTATATGTTGGTCGTTTCCGAAGAAAACGTAAATTCAACAAAACAATTCTTAGAATCCTCCGGAGAATCCGTTCACTGGATCGGAGAAATCATCTCCGGTAATAAAGAAGAAGTCCAGTTCGTCTAA
- a CDS encoding chloride channel protein, translating into MLSRLTFFYVILGVVGGLFSAAFWMLIEYLTQFASGVSGILTIPFMTVSGLLIGLIIHFLGEPGEISLVIDNIRFRGGKLEASQNPSMALSSLLSISTGGSAGPEAPLVQITGSFGNWFAEKLGLTGEEYRSMTIAGMAAGFTSLFGSPLGGALFALEILQHRHVVEYYKALLPAFLSSTSAFFVFLWMTHAGLQPTWQFPQYVPGDIQDFLYALLLGAIGAGLGWLFHGLFLTNRWIYSKIPGKIYWKTTIGGLVLGVIAWQIPLTRFFGHDQLNLIVEGRFTLLFLVGLIFWKTFAITTTVAAGWRGGVIIPLFFLGACAGKFLFGILPTENESFLMICLMAAVNSSVTKTPISTTILLSELTGLYSFTPVLIASLSGYFLSPKEPFIATQGKEG; encoded by the coding sequence ATGCTTTCGAGGCTCACCTTTTTTTATGTGATCCTCGGAGTTGTAGGAGGTTTGTTTTCCGCCGCGTTTTGGATGCTCATCGAATATCTTACACAATTTGCTTCGGGCGTCTCGGGGATTCTAACGATTCCTTTTATGACAGTCTCCGGGCTTTTGATTGGTCTGATCATTCACTTTCTCGGAGAACCCGGAGAAATTTCATTAGTAATCGATAATATACGTTTCCGAGGCGGTAAACTCGAGGCCAGTCAAAACCCTTCTATGGCTCTTTCCTCCCTTTTGAGTATTTCCACCGGTGGAAGCGCGGGACCGGAAGCCCCTCTCGTACAAATCACGGGTTCCTTCGGAAACTGGTTCGCCGAAAAACTCGGTTTGACCGGAGAGGAATATCGTTCTATGACGATCGCCGGAATGGCCGCCGGCTTTACTTCTCTTTTCGGTTCCCCTCTGGGGGGCGCGTTATTCGCTCTTGAGATTCTCCAACACAGACATGTCGTGGAATACTATAAAGCCCTTTTACCCGCGTTCTTATCGAGCACTTCGGCCTTTTTCGTATTCCTCTGGATGACGCACGCGGGTTTACAACCGACTTGGCAATTTCCGCAGTATGTTCCCGGAGATATTCAAGATTTCTTATATGCCCTTTTACTCGGAGCCATAGGTGCCGGCCTGGGTTGGTTGTTCCACGGTCTATTTTTGACCAACCGCTGGATTTATTCTAAGATTCCGGGAAAAATTTACTGGAAGACTACGATCGGCGGTCTTGTTCTGGGAGTCATCGCTTGGCAGATTCCTCTGACCCGTTTTTTTGGACACGATCAACTCAATCTTATCGTAGAGGGAAGATTTACTCTTCTCTTTTTGGTAGGTCTTATTTTTTGGAAGACCTTTGCAATCACGACAACCGTTGCGGCGGGTTGGAGAGGGGGAGTGATCATTCCCCTTTTTTTTCTCGGAGCCTGCGCGGGCAAATTTCTTTTTGGAATTTTACCGACCGAGAACGAATCATTTTTGATGATCTGTTTGATGGCGGCAGTCAATTCTTCCGTTACAAAAACTCCGATTTCGACCACGATTCTTTTGTCTGAGCTTACCGGTTTGTATAGTTTTACTCCCGTGCTCATCGCAAGTCTGAGCGGTTATTTTCTTTCTCCGAAAGAACCGTTTATTGCAACGCAAGGGAAGGAAGGTTGA
- a CDS encoding DUF1554 domain-containing protein, with amino-acid sequence MSRKIFLTIPIGIVFLTVFYCTKPKDSSNEDLFDLIVASNQISSSSTNVSCQNSTFCRTFIATNNGAGYTGNLGGITGADLKCATERPSGLTGTYKAFLVSTGTRTISPAKIDWVLYANKEYRRKDGTTVTFTTNAQAIVSGNFTNGIDGGTQTFFWDGLSDATWNVGNTCQGWTSSLAGDGGQAGNTTDTAAFGAGAGGAFAVDTWNCNLAQRLLCVEQ; translated from the coding sequence ATGTCACGAAAAATTTTTCTTACAATTCCCATCGGAATTGTATTCTTAACCGTGTTCTATTGCACGAAACCAAAGGATTCCAGCAACGAGGACTTATTCGATCTAATCGTTGCCTCCAATCAGATTAGCTCGAGTTCCACAAACGTTTCTTGTCAGAACTCAACGTTTTGTAGAACCTTTATCGCAACAAACAACGGCGCCGGTTACACCGGTAACTTGGGAGGAATCACGGGAGCCGATTTAAAATGTGCTACGGAAAGACCTTCAGGATTGACCGGAACCTACAAAGCTTTCTTAGTTTCCACTGGAACCAGAACGATCTCGCCGGCAAAAATAGATTGGGTTTTGTATGCGAATAAAGAATACAGGAGAAAGGACGGAACTACGGTCACCTTCACGACTAACGCACAGGCTATCGTGAGCGGCAACTTTACAAACGGAATCGACGGAGGAACTCAAACTTTTTTCTGGGACGGACTCTCCGACGCAACTTGGAATGTGGGAAATACCTGTCAGGGTTGGACTTCCTCTTTGGCAGGCGACGGAGGACAAGCCGGAAACACGACCGATACCGCCGCGTTCGGTGCCGGTGCAGGCGGAGCATTTGCCGTAGATACTTGGAATTGCAACTTAGCGCAAAGATTACTCTGCGTAGAACAGTAA